GCCGATTGACTGACCAGTGCTTGCTCATAAGGATTGGTTATTGTTAACAAAGGTATGACGCGCCAAAGACGGCCTGCATTCAAGCAAAATCTGGGCGCTCCGGAGCGGCTTATTCTCTCTGTAATTTACCGGCATTTGACATCCCGCCCGCCTGCCCGTAGGTTAGGCGCAGCGACGCAAACTGTTAGCAGCGGGCCAGATATGGGGAAGAAACCAGTCAGCCGGGTGCCTGCGGATCAGGGGTTGCATGTTATTGCAGCCCGTTTCCGCCTTTTGGGAGATGTCAACCGCCTCAAGATCATTGAGTTGCTGGATGACGGGGTGAAAGAACGCTCACTGCCCGAGTTGAGGGCGCGCCTGCGCATGAGCCAGGCCATGCTGATGAAGCACCTGCGGGCATTGACCAGCGCCGGTGTGCTGGGCCGGCGCAAAGAGGGGAATACCGTGTGGTATTCGCTGATTGATCCCAGCGTCAACGAATTGTGCGATCTGGTCAGCGAGAGCGTTCAACAACGTCTGGCCGCCCACTTCAAGCACTACGAGGATTACGAGCTTTAAGACGACTCCCGCACGCTGGGAGGGGGCAGAGAGCGAGAATCGCCGGGCTGCTGCACTTACTCAAAACTGGTGGCTACGCCGGTTTTGCTGCGTTCGGCCAGCCATTTCTTGTAGTCTTCCTCAGTGTCCACCACCACATAGCCGGCCATTTTGGCGTGGCCATTGCCGCAGAGTTGGGCGCAGGTGATCATGTAGCGGCCCACGCGGGTGGGGGTGAACTGGGTGGTGGTGGGCACGCCGGGGATGGCGTCCTGGGTGGTGCGAAAGGCCACGACCTTGAAGCTGTGAATCACATCCTTGCTGGTCAGGCGGATGACCACCGGTTTGCCCACCGGCACATGCATTTCGCCCATCGGGGGGGTGACATCGTCCTTGCCGGCGGGATCCTTGTCATCGTAGCCCAGCGGGTTGCTGGGGGACACGAGGCTGATGTCCTGACGGCCAAAGACGCCGTCGGGGCCGGGGTAGCGGAAATTCCATTGGAATTGCTCGGCGGTGACGCGCACCTGGGTAACCTCCTGGCCGACCGGCAGATTTTTGGGATCGGTGAGCTTGGCCCACATGGGCAGGGCGAAAGC
This DNA window, taken from Verrucomicrobiia bacterium, encodes the following:
- a CDS encoding metalloregulator ArsR/SmtB family transcription factor, producing MGKKPVSRVPADQGLHVIAARFRLLGDVNRLKIIELLDDGVKERSLPELRARLRMSQAMLMKHLRALTSAGVLGRRKEGNTVWYSLIDPSVNELCDLVSESVQQRLAAHFKHYEDYEL
- a CDS encoding cytochrome c oxidase subunit II yields the protein MNLLLFANLVPMPPLASQHGQDVDRLINYLHWLMLVLFIGWGAYFIYVLFRFRQTKTPKANHLGAQTNAPKYLELVVAGIETLILLAFALPMWAKLTDPKNLPVGQEVTQVRVTAEQFQWNFRYPGPDGVFGRQDISLVSPSNPLGYDDKDPAGKDDVTPPMGEMHVPVGKPVVIRLTSKDVIHSFKVVAFRTTQDAIPGVPTTTQFTPTRVGRYMITCAQLCGNGHAKMAGYVVVDTEEDYKKWLAERSKTGVATSFE